The following coding sequences are from one Hydra vulgaris chromosome 04, alternate assembly HydraT2T_AEP window:
- the LOC136079672 gene encoding uncharacterized protein LOC136079672 — MMPPKKKIERVDDTFLVGKRNCTIPNNKFATTQEILQYYNFLRKSKPEVKLSFIVGCPNKSGSFSPNYPTSQLHCCIISKLVVPWTRGGFEVITTQKLRIKVTKMVKDWMKLKSLSKRNNAAEVKKRKNFKENMKKVFWIGENPLNMIEKIRKDRLRNQNDKEEDIAFLKDQLEERKGKLGGLDKRFQYSLKRKYKSKWSYNKLNNVSDTDSENSLSSFNTNKSNSSDSEFEIESYIDPTNSVNIPKDILHRTAHTAVGEGLTPHQHTAILSSIIVNSGGCMSEFVCSKSSSYRAAENAVVMGANEIRDHIKSISKSSNSLITIHFDGKIVKELTEGKQFSKDRLAVLARIKGQTELLGIPVIDSGSGEHQKEAIEELISNFGLEDKVQCLCFDTTSANTGKAKGACSRIIVHFQRPMLITACRHHIVERHVTHFWELYPSSHTSGPENKLFKLLKNHWNDLDTANQDLKRLSTPVDSWTNEQRLSAIQFCRYIISTKVFKKDGKFRKDYQELAELTLMVLSHTDRFKLHNPGAVHHARFMGKSLFYLKLFLLMEKIPEINEDSKDEITEMTKFLSIFYTEWFLKAELSSTAPTQDMKAYWQMKRFEELNKAGAQAVSESIMRHTWYLDPYLVIIAIADQKCKERSNMAKRLFGLKQPSIEEYSLERQVLDKDILKNLNFSQDEPPSLVPLVTEKSWLIFDMLGHGKLRFNG; from the exons atgatGCCAcccaaaaagaaaattgaaagaGTTGATGATACTTTTTTAGTGGGAAAAAGAAATTGTACTATTCCTAACAATAAATTTGCAACTACACAAGAAATTCTTCAATACTACAACTTTCTGAGAAAATCTAAACCTGAagttaaactgagttttattgTAGGATGTCCAAACAAAAGTGGATCATTCTCACCAAATTATCCTACCAGTCAGTTACATTGCTGCATAATATCTAAACTTGTAGTTCCATGGACACGTGGTGGATTTGAAGTAATTACAACTCAGAAGCTAAG gATCAAGGTCACAAAAATGGTGAAAGACTGGATGAAGCTGAAAAGCCTAAGCAAAAGAAACAACGCTgctgaagttaaaaaaagaaagaactttaaagaaaatatgaaaaaggtTTTCTGGATTGGAGAAAACCCACTAAATatgattgaaaaaataagaaaagatagGTTGAGAAACCAAAATGACAAAGAGGAAGACATAGCTTTTCTTAAAGACCAATTAGAGGAAAGGAAAGGAAAGTTAGGGGGATTGGATAAGAGATttcaatattcattaaaaagaaagtataaatCTAAATGgagttataataaattaaacaatgtaTCAGATACTGATTCTGAAAATTCATTAAGTTCTTTTAATACCAATAAAAGCAATTCAAGTGATAGTGAATTTGAAATTGAGTCATATATTGATCCTACAAATTCTGTCAACATACCAAAGGATATCTTGCACCGTACTGCTCACACAGCAGTTGGAGAGGGTTTAACTCCACATCAACATACAGCAATTCTTAGCAGTATTATTGTCAATTCTGGAGGATGCATGTCTGAGTTTGTATGCTCTAAATCTTCATCATACAGAGCAGCAGAGAATGCTGTGGTAATGGGTGCAAATGAAATCAGAGACCATATAAAAAGCATTTCTAAATCTTCAAATTCTCTGATAACAattcattttgatggaaaaattgtGAAAGAACTTACTGAAGgaaaacagttttcaaaagaTAGGTTAGCTGTTCTTGCTAGGATTAAAGGACAAACCGAGTTACTTGGAATTCCAGTAATCGACTCAGGTTCTGGAGAACACCAAAAAGAAGCTATAGAAGAACTTATTTCTAACTTTGGATTAGAGGATAAAGTTCAGTGTCTTTGCTTTGATACCACTAGCGCCAACACAGGTAAAGCAAAAGGAGCTTGTAGCAGAATCATTGTGCACTTTCAGCGCCCTATGTTAATAACTGCATGTCGACACCATATTGTTGAGCGTCATGTTACCCATTTTTGGGAGCTTTATCCAAGTAGTCATACTTCAGGACcagaaaacaaattatttaaacttctGAAGAACCATTGGAATGATCTAGATACTGCAaatcaagatttaaaaagattatcaaCTCCTGTTGATTCCTGGACTAATGAACAAAGGCTGAGTGCTATTCAATTTTGCAGATATATAATTAGCACTAAAGTTTTTAAGAAG gaTGGAAAGTTTCGTAAAGATTATCAAGAATTGGCTGAACTTACATTGATGGTACTGTCACACACTGACAGGTTTAAACTTCACAATCCTGGAGCTGTTCATCATGCCAGATTCATgggtaaaagtttattttacctAAAACTGTTTCTACTTATGGAAAAAATCCCTGAAATCAATGAAGACAGCAAGGATGAAATCACTGAAATGACAAAGtttctttccattttttacACTGAATGGTTTCTTAAAGCGGAGCTAAGTTCAACTGCTCCAACGCAG GATATGAAAGCATACTGGCAGATGAAACGGTTTGAGGAATTGAATAAAGCTGGAGCTCAAGCTGTTTCTGAATCCATTATGCGACATACTTGGTACCTTGACCCATATTTAGTCATTATAGCAATTGCAGATCAGAAATGTAAAGAACGTAGCAACATGGCTAAGAGACTATTTGGTCTAAAACAACCCTCTATAGAGGAGTATTCCTTAGAAAGACAGGTGTTGGATAAAGACATTCTGAAGAACTTAAACTTTTCACAGGATGAGCCTCCCAGTTTAGTTCCACTAGTTACAGAGAAGTCCTGGCTTATATTTGACATGCTTGGTCATGGAAAGCTGAGGTTCAATGGATGA